The proteins below come from a single Zea mays cultivar B73 chromosome 8, Zm-B73-REFERENCE-NAM-5.0, whole genome shotgun sequence genomic window:
- the LOC100283890 gene encoding glycylpeptide N-tetradecanoyltransferase 1 encodes MAAPNSNDAASASGTGPAGEEDISIEALARRVQEHMTLNSNPAARRHKFWETQPVGQFRDAADASLPNGPIEPPTPLSEVRADPYPLPAAFEWLTCDLDDDALLADLYSLLAHNYVEDDENMFRFNYSPAFLRWALKPPSFFRAWHIGVRAKESKKLVAFISGVPARIRARDDVVRMAEINFLCVHKKLRSKRLAPVLIREVTRRVHQENIWQAAYTAGIVLPTPITTCRYWHRSLNPKKLIDVGFSRLGPRMTMSRTVRLYKLPDAPLTPGFRRMELRDVAAVTRLLRAYLARFVVAPDFDEVDVEHWLLPQEDVVDSYLVESPETHEVTDFCSFYTLPSSVLNNANYATLKAAYSYYNVSTKTPLQQLMNDALIVAKRNNYDVFNALDVMENESFLKELKFGPGDGQLHYYLYNYRIRNGIKPSELGLVLL; translated from the coding sequence ATGGCCGCGCCCAACAGCAATGACGCCGCCAGCGCCAGCGGCACCGGCCCGGCTGGCGAGGAGGACATCTCCATCGAGGCGTTGGCGCGGCGCGTGCAAGAGCACATGACCCTCAACTCGAACCCCGCCGCTCGCCGCCACAAGTTCTGGGAGACACAGCCCGTCGGCCAGTtccgtgacgccgccgacgcatcGCTACCGAACGGCCCCATCGAGCCGCCCACGCCACTCTCCGAGGTGCGCGCCGACCCCTACCCGCTGCCCGCCGCCTTCGAGTGGCTCACCTGCGACCTCGATGACGACGCGCTCCTCGCCGACCTCTACTCGTTGCTCGCCCACAACTACGTCGAGGATGACGAGAACATGTTCCGCTTCAACTACTCCCCGGCCTTCCTCCGCTGGGCGCTCAAGCCGCCGTCCTTCTTCCGGGCCTGGCACATCGGCGTTCGCGCCAAGGAGTCCAAGAAGCTCGTCGCCTTCATCTCGGGCGTCCCCGCCCGCATCCGCGCCCGCGACGACGTCGTCCGCATGGCCGAGATCAACTTTCTCTGCGTCCACAAGAAGCTCCGATCCAAGCGCCTGGCACCCGTGCTCATCCGGGAGGTCACCCGCCGCGTCCACCAGGAGAACATCTGGCAGGCTGCATACACCGCGGGGATCGTCCTCCCAACCCCCATCACCACCTGCCGCTACTGGCACCGATCCCTCAACCCCAAGAAGCTTATCGATGTTGGATTCTCTCGCCTTGGTCCGCGCATGACTATGAGCCGCACGGTCCGGCTATACAAGCTGCCTGATGCGCCGCTCACCCCTGGGTTTCGCAGGATGGAGCTGCGGGATGTCGCTGCGGTCACACGGCTGCTGAGGGCATACCTTGCGAGGTTTGTGGTAGCACCGGATTTTGATGAGGTAGATGTGGAGCACTGGTTGCTGCCCCAAGAGGATGTGGTGGACAGCTACCTTGTGGAGAGCCCTGAGACGCATGAGGTCACAGATTTCTGCAGCTTTTACACACTGCCCTCATCAGTGTTGAACAATGCTAACTATGCGACGCTCAAAGCGGCGTACTCATATTACAACGTTTCAACCAAAACTCCATTGCAGCAGCTGATGAATGATGCTCTTATTGTTGCCAAACGGAACAATTATGATGTGTTCAATGCTCTCGATGTCATGGAGAATGAGTCATTCCTCAAGGAGCTCAAGTTTGGTCCTGGAGATGGGCAGCTCCACTATTACCTCTACAATTACCGTATTCGCAATGGCATCAAGCCCTCTGAGCTTGGTCTTGTGCTGTTATAG